The following are encoded together in the Zingiber officinale cultivar Zhangliang chromosome 8A, Zo_v1.1, whole genome shotgun sequence genome:
- the LOC122009926 gene encoding mitochondrial outer membrane protein porin 1-like has product MAPGLYSDIGKRTRDLLYKDYQTDHKFTVTTYTSTGVAITASGTKKNDLIFGEIQSQLKNKNVTFDVKAKSDSNVTTTVTIDEFTVPGLKTIFSFAVPDQRSGKVELQYLHDYTGVNASIGLTANPVVNLSGVVGTKTLAVGADVAYDTASGNFTKYNAGLSFVNADLIAALTLNNKGDSLSASYYHLVSPLSNTAVGAEFTRSFSTNENILSFGIQHALDPLTSVKMRFDSYGKASALIQHEWKPKSFLTISGEVDTKAIEKSSKVGLSLLLKP; this is encoded by the exons ATGGCTCCAGGTCTCTACTCCGACATTGGCAAGAGGACTAGgg ATCTTCTGTATAAGGATTACCAGACAGATCACAAGTTTACAGTCACGACATACACCTCGACCGGCGTT GCAATCACTGCTTCTGGAACTAAGAAAAATGATTTGATTTTTGGTGAGATTCAGTCGCAGTTAAAGAACAAAAATGTCACATTCGATGTGAAGGCAAAGTCGGACTCAAAT GTTACAACAACAGTTACAATCGATGAATTCACTGTACCTGGTTTAAAGACAATTTTTAGCTTTGCTGTTCCAGATCAAAGGTCTGGAAAG GTTGAACTTCAATATCTGCATGATTATACAGGGGTTAATGCCAGCATTGGGTTGACTGCCAATCCCGTTGTCAATCTCTCAGGTGTCGTTGGTACTAAAACTCTCGCTGTTGGTGCTGATGTAGCATATGATACAGCATCTGGTAATTTCACCAAGTACAATGCTGGGTTAAGCTTCGTCAATGCTGATCTTATTGCTGCATTGACTCT GAACAACAAAGGTGATAGCTTGAGTGCATCATATTACCACTTGGTCAGCCCCTTGTCAAACACAGCAGTTGGTGCAGAGTTCACGCGCAGCTTTTCAACCAATGAAAACATCCTCTCCTTCGGGATACAGCATGCATTGGATCCCTTGACCTCAGTGAAGATGCGATTCGACAGTTACGGGAAGGCCAGTGCTCTCATTCAGCATGAATGGAAGCCAAAGTCATTCCTGACCATTTCGGGGGAGGTGGACACCAAGGCCATCGAGAAGAGCTCGAAGGTTGGATTGTCCTTGTTGCTCAAGCCTTGA